The DNA segment ACGGGTTTTAGTCGTCGCGATCGAACAAGCTTCCACAATGTTGTTCGTGAGATTTGAAGCGCTTCGCAGACTTCAGGAACTGAGTAGGTGAGCTTTGGAACGTTCGTAGCCATAAGAAAAGTCCTTTCGAAATTGTGATTGAACTCTTTCCTATGGAAGGACGATGCGCAGATTCTCATGGTGCTTCTCGGTCTGCGCTTGTGTCAGCAAGTTAGCACATAGACATTCTGTCATCAAGAAAAATCGCAACGACAAGAAATCGGAGCGAAGAACATCGCGAGCGCGCATTGAGAACTGAAGTCAAAGTTTGACGAAAAGGAGAGCCGCCCGCTCAGTACGACGGCAAAGGAAATGCTTCTAATGAACTGCTGTAGGCGCTGCCTCAGTCGGGGGACTATTGTACTCGTCCAACATCGCGGCAGCGCGCCTTGCGGTCTCCACATTCGCGTTCACGTAACGGAAGGTCGTATTCGCCTGCGTATGCCCCAGCATCCTGCCCACCTCCGCCAAGGGGAGTTGTTTGGACACCAACCGTGTGGCGTGAGTGTGCCGAAGATCGTGAAATCTCAAATCAGCGAGCCCTATTTTTTTCTTTAGTTTGTCGAACGCTGTCTTGACACTCGTTTTCACGTTGAACACCAAGGCGTCCGGCTCGGCACACTCCAAAAGTGGCAACAACTCTGATATCAACCGAGAAGTCATCGCGACCTGGCGTTCCCTCATGATTTTCGTATTGAAAGCCCGGATCGTAATCAATCCGTTTTCAAAATCAATATCAGACCATTTGAGCTTAAATATCTCACCACGTCGCATCCCCGTATCAAGGGCGCAGATCAATATGGCTCTCAAATGTGCTTTCGCCTCGACGCAGCCGGCCAAGAGTCGAGTTTCCTCCTCTCGGGTCAGTATCCGTTCTCTCGGCTTCTCGTCGCCAGGGTTAATGAGAGACCGGCCCATTTCAAAAGGGTTCTTTTGAAGCCAACCGTTTGAGACTGCCACATTCAAAATGCGCCGCAAGAATGACAACTCTCGATGTACTGTTGCAATTGACCGATCGCGCTCTTTGGGGCTGCCTTTCTCCTTAGTTCCTCTCGTGTTTCTTCCTATCACGACTGGGGTCTTCAGACGATTTGTTTTGTACTGCTCCAGGTCGCCGTGAGTGACGGCACGCACTCTCTTCCCGCCGAAGAACGCCTTTAGAGGTACCAGCCGTTTCTCTAAATCATACTTTGAACGCAGCCCGGCGATCTTGCGCCCGTCCCTGTACTCCGGTTCCACCAGATACGTCTTCTGGTAGTGATCCGCAAGTTGCACAAACGTCATCGCATGAGCATCAAACGCCTTATTGTCACTGTCCAGCTTGGCGAGCATTTCACGCGCTTTGTCCCTTGCGCTTCCTTCGCTATTGTAGGCGGGCTTTCGTTCGATCCGTCGCTTCATGCCCGAATCATCGATATATTCGATCCGGGCGTACCAGACCTTATGCGTCTTCTTGCCTTTCTTGATCTTTCTCGCTAATGCGCAGCCTGTTCTATATCGTGGCATCGTTCACCTTTTCATTCACCTATTCACTGCGATTCGAGGAGAACAATAGCAAACCTGGGAATAAGGAAACAAGTAGAAATACTGAGAAAGTTGACAGGTGCACAGTGGTGAATACACCGAGGAACGGTGGA comes from the Acidobacteriota bacterium genome and includes:
- a CDS encoding site-specific integrase → MPRYRTGCALARKIKKGKKTHKVWYARIEYIDDSGMKRRIERKPAYNSEGSARDKAREMLAKLDSDNKAFDAHAMTFVQLADHYQKTYLVEPEYRDGRKIAGLRSKYDLEKRLVPLKAFFGGKRVRAVTHGDLEQYKTNRLKTPVVIGRNTRGTKEKGSPKERDRSIATVHRELSFLRRILNVAVSNGWLQKNPFEMGRSLINPGDEKPRERILTREEETRLLAGCVEAKAHLRAILICALDTGMRRGEIFKLKWSDIDFENGLITIRAFNTKIMRERQVAMTSRLISELLPLLECAEPDALVFNVKTSVKTAFDKLKKKIGLADLRFHDLRHTHATRLVSKQLPLAEVGRMLGHTQANTTFRYVNANVETARRAAAMLDEYNSPPTEAAPTAVH